The following are encoded together in the Lathyrus oleraceus cultivar Zhongwan6 chromosome 3, CAAS_Psat_ZW6_1.0, whole genome shotgun sequence genome:
- the LOC127125894 gene encoding uncharacterized protein LOC127125894, with amino-acid sequence MEDSPAAYIHLVHRLIEECILFNMSQEECMEALSKHANIKPVITSTVWKELEKENKEFFEAYLKNRVERGSETETRQRIQNMVLDSSK; translated from the exons ATGGAAGACTCTCCTGCTGCTTATATCCACCTG gtgCACCGTTTGATAGAAGAGTGTATCTTATTCAACATGAGCCAAGAAGAATGCATGGAAGCTCTTTCCAAACATGCAAATATCAAACCAGTTATCACCTCCACTG TTTGGAAAGAGCTAGAGAAAGAGAATAAGGAGTTTTTTGAGGCATATTTGAAGAACAGAGTAGAGAGAGGTTCGGAGACAGAGACGAGGCAAAGGATACAAAACATGGTTTTGGATTCTTCTAAATAA